The nucleotide window TCAGGTGAAGATTATCTGGGGGAACTTATTCCACCAGAATCTCAGCCCAGCCACGGTAGTTGTTCTCTTTCTGTGGGGGAGGACTAATGAAAAATTAAAGGATAAACTCCAGGAAGAACTTAAACCTGGAACTCGCGTAGTATCCTACGTTTGGAAGTTTAAAGGATGGAATCCGGTTAAAGTAGATAAAAAAGAGGAGATCTATCTCTATATAATTTGAGTAAAATTGTTTAAAACTATAAAAAAGGGTGTTAAACTTTTTAATTCTTTTTTTAATTCATATACTATTCTGATTTATGCTATTTGGTAATATTAAGTTATATTTTAAATTCAGGACTCATCTCCTATATTACTAAAATTTCTTTAAATTATTGGGATTTTATCAAATTTTATTTTTTTCAATTAATCTTCAGATAGAATTATTATTGATCTCGAATATAAGTGTAATAAACTGTTATAAGCAGAATTAGGATATATTGGATCAAATATTTCCGAACAAGGAGGGGTAACTATGCCCAAAGTTGTACATTTTGAGATACCTGCAGATGACTCAGAAAGGGCTATAAAATTCTATAAAGAAGTTTTCGGATGGAAAATTGATAAATGGGAAGGTGAATTTGACTATTGGCTAGTAGAAGCCGGAGAAGAAGATGAACCCGGTATCAACGGCGCCATAAAGCCAAAAGAGTTTGGTAATATGGTTAGTGATGTGATCAGTGTTGATTCCTACGATGAATTTGCCAAGAAAATTGAAATGTCCGGGGGGAAGATGATAACTGAAAAAATGACCATTCCCGATATGGGTTACACCGGATCCTTCCAGGATACTGAAGGGAATATACTGGGCATAATAGAAATTTTCCCAATGGATTAAACTCCAATTGGAGTGAATATGGCCGATGAAAGTAATACGGTATTTTAAGTTAAT belongs to uncultured Methanobacterium sp. and includes:
- a CDS encoding VOC family protein is translated as MPKVVHFEIPADDSERAIKFYKEVFGWKIDKWEGEFDYWLVEAGEEDEPGINGAIKPKEFGNMVSDVISVDSYDEFAKKIEMSGGKMITEKMTIPDMGYTGSFQDTEGNILGIIEIFPMD